From Theileria annulata chromosome 1, complete sequence, *** SEQUENCING IN PROGRESS ***, one genomic window encodes:
- a CDS encoding rhoptry-associated protein, putative (Tap349e08.q2ks7.cand.3 - score = 53.66;~Signal peptide predicted for TA05705 by SignalP 2.0 HMM (Signal peptide probability 0.996, signal anchor probability 0.000) with cleavage site probability 0.500 between residues 21 and 22), protein MSVKHSLLIILALSLFRPGNSIGRRTRARRALSPELMSDDDSEDSDYTEKVHRKPPRRFPSKTLEPENLKSTHQGSINEVFDNLKAVEVDELHDKELEKLKSEEFDELMSKKYEELHDKELQDLKTKEYEELLRKETEDSKSKELEDLKTKGLERLKSKKLEDLKSEESESSKTEESDRPKYIKSSVKLDRVTEMMSEYLSKNTVDSKKFCKYDLESCMVFINAYTERCLNGDCFTLDNAPVVALPNGLKINLPFLNQYAFALGVFEDSGAWQKSKFYNLYRKIKNRIYRSEERTIESFNSKMTRINFGKTNFGNDFNRMILTEVLYKATLHYLAYLADSPLAKFMNKWKLMRFFFRLRQTSWLTRAAKNVAKSKTLEIGMRDLQMVIDSYLLYLKVSGVVEPERLTISYSKLVKHSIMKVLGTKVVSALMSDYILTMPPLLSDFCKNGSSDKQPLEKNTVPYASVNCRDMVTDYLERCQDGNCITLDNRTLLDGKDYLNVDLPDLDQVNVAVTIFVNSRAHKNLILDFIFRRKSRITQDQFIDRVYNENLKVLKFNNRDHEMLGRYLYYDTLYFKIRSLKNRIKLFFSKKIETQLRSFLEPLVKSNPVRINKVKLGLIFAAYRNYLFENNFSKDRDKLISFVQVCHEVFMSFTDGNFVGGKKKKKSKHLEQEEGTPEEVEFDYERENNRMYENEGFGLDSTVQTKSHNKPTKLEDTEEFMEDEY, encoded by the coding sequence ATGTCAGTTAAGCATTCCCTTCTTATTATACTGGCCTTGAGCCTATTTAGGCCTGGAAACTCCATTGGTAGGAGAACTAGGGCTAGAAGAGCCTTAAGTCCAGAATTAATGTCAGATGATGATTCTGAGGATTCGGATTATACAGAAAAGGTACATCGGAAACCTCCAAGACGATTTCCTTCCAAAACTCTTGAGcctgaaaatttaaaatctacACATCAGGGTTCAATTAATGAagtatttgataatttaaaagcTGTAGAAGTTGATGAATTACATGATAAAGAATTGGAAAAACTAAAGAGTGAAGAATTTGATGAGTTAATgagtaaaaaatatgaagaaTTACATGATAAAGAATTACAAGATTTAAAGACTAAAGAATATGAGGAATTATTGCGTAAAGAAACAGAAGATTCAAAGAGTAAAGAATTAGAAGACTTAAAGACTAAAGGATTAGAAAGACTAAagagtaaaaaattagaagaTTTAAAGAGTGAAGAGTCTGAAAGTTCAAAGACTGAAGAATCGGACAGACCAAAGTATATTAAAAGTTCAGTAAAGTTGGATCGTGTGACTGAGATGATGTCAGAGTATTTATCAAAGAATACTGTGGATTCAAAGAAGTTTTGTAAATATGATTTGGAGAGCTGTATGGTATTTATAAATGCCTATACTGAGAGGTGTTTGAATGGTGATTGTTTCACTCTGGACAATGCTCCCGTAGTGGCTTTACCAAACGGTTTGAAGATTAATCTCCCGTTTCTGAACCAGTATGCCTTTGCATTGGGTGTTTTTGAGGATTCAGGCGCTTGGCAAAAGTCGAAATTTTACAACTTATACAGAAAAATTAAGAACAGAATATACCGTAGTGAGGAGAGGACAATTGAGTCCTTTAACAGCAAAATGACTCGGATTAACTTTGGAAAGACTAACTTTGGGAACGATTTTAATCGCATGATTCTGACGGAGGTCTTGTACAAGGCCACACTTCACTATTTGGCATATTTGGCTGATAGTCCGCTTGCCAAATTCATGAACAAGTGGAAGCTAATGCGCTTCTTCTTCAGGCTCAGACAAACCAGTTGGTTGACCCGTGCTGCGAAGAACGTTGCTAAATCAAAGACACTTGAGATAGGAATGAGAGACTTACAAATGGTAATTGATTCATATCTGTTGTACCTCAAGGTTTCTGGTGTGGTTGAGCCTGAAAGGCTCACAATTTCATATTCTAAACTGGTGAAACACTCCATTATGAAGGTTCTGGGCACCAAGGTGGTTAGCGCCTTAATGTCAGactatatattaactatGCCTCCACTACTTTCAGACTTCTGTAAGAATGGTTCCTCAGATAAACAGCCTCTGGAGAAAAACACTGTTCCCTACGCTTCAGTTAATTGTAGGGACATGGTCACCGATTACTTGGAAAGGTGTCAGGACGGCAATTGCATTACTCTGGACAACAGAACGTTACTAGATGGGAAGGATTATTTGAACGTGGACCTTCCTGATTTAGACCAGGTGAATGTTGCCGTGACGATATTTGTGAATTCTAGAGCtcataaaaatttaattctaGACTTCATTTTCAGGCGCAAATCTAGAATAACCCAAGATCAATTTATAGATAGGGTATACAATGAGAATCTGAAAGTCCTAAAATTTAACAACAGAGACCACGAAATGCTGGGCAGATATCTCTACTATGACACTCTGTACTTCAAAATTAGAAGTCTAAAGAACAGAATTAAGTTATTTTTCAGTAAGAAGATTGAAACTCAGCTTAGAAGCTTCCTCGAGCCTCTGGTTAAGAGTAATCCTGTGAGGATTAACAAGGTTAAACTTGGTCTAATTTTCGCTGCTTATCGGAACTACTTGTTCGAGAACAACTTCTCTAAGGACAGGGACAAGCTCATCAGCTTCGTTCAGGTTTGTCACGAGGTTTTTATGTCATTTACTGACGGAAACTTTGTTGGAGGCaagaaaaagaagaaatCAAAACATTTGGAGCAAGAGGAGGGGACACCTGAGGAGGTGGAATTTGACTATGAAAGGGAAAATAACCGAATGTACGAAAATGAGGGGTTCGGGTTGGATTCCACTGTTCAAACTAAATCGCATAACAAACCTACAAAATTAGAGGATACTGAAGAATTTATGGAAGATGaatattaa
- a CDS encoding uncharacterized protein (Tap349e08.q2ks7.cand.2 - score = 20.29) has product MSYKSRGSHKKFTPKGRSRYVASDDEIIARNQEILNLEQSEGSDSNESSDDSENEVPETNTRVSNEFEPLIEVNNPNKTKNSVEKTVELSRREKEELRRQKFERDKMKLMAEGKLATAKADLAR; this is encoded by the exons atgagTTATAAGTCAAGAGGTTCTCATAAAAAATTTACGCCTAAAGGAAGGTCTAGATATGTAGCTTCGGATGATGAAATAATTGCTAGAAATCAAGAGATATTGAACCTGGAACAATCCGAAGGCTCAGACTCCAATGAATCATCTGATGATTCTGAAAATGAG GTCCCCGAGACTAATACTCGAGTATCAAAT GAATTTGAACCACTTATTGAAGTCAATAACCCGAACAAAACTAAAAACTCAGTTGAAAAAACTGTAGAATTGAGTAGAAGAGAAAAAGAAGAGCTAAGACGGCAGAAATTTGAAAGAGATAAAATG aagTTAATGGCTGAGGGAAAGTTGGCCACAGCAAAGGCTGATTTGGCAAGGTAA